A single genomic interval of Spirosoma linguale DSM 74 harbors:
- a CDS encoding alkyl hydroperoxide reductase/ Thiol specific antioxidant/ Mal allergen (PFAM: alkyl hydroperoxide reductase/ Thiol specific antioxidant/ Mal allergen~KEGG: bpy:Bphyt_5154 alkyl hydroperoxide reductase/thiol specific antioxidant/Mal allergen) produces the protein MTLEFQNELGDIRSVTTLPRDKTVSVKPLLTGDMAPFFSLAGAPNDWRASVFGQKLPKAATSILDLINVRPLVVSFYCPCWGRYARPYLESLVRLNQALLAVDAELVVFSNESPSILARQIGELDFRVAYDAESTVARRFGVYSEDHPVWERISGISEDAFTPALYVIGQDRRIAYHVLDENFDRSLDAESVVSAVYRLNQVHYEVY, from the coding sequence ATGACACTCGAATTTCAAAATGAATTAGGCGACATACGCTCGGTAACGACGCTGCCCCGCGACAAAACCGTTTCGGTTAAGCCCCTGCTTACGGGCGATATGGCTCCATTTTTCAGCCTGGCCGGTGCGCCAAACGATTGGCGGGCTTCGGTCTTCGGCCAGAAATTGCCCAAAGCGGCCACGTCTATTCTCGACCTGATAAACGTGCGTCCGCTGGTCGTTAGCTTTTATTGCCCCTGCTGGGGACGCTACGCCCGGCCGTACCTGGAGTCGCTGGTTCGGCTAAATCAGGCTTTGCTGGCCGTCGATGCCGAATTGGTTGTGTTTTCCAACGAATCACCGAGTATATTGGCCCGGCAGATAGGTGAGCTGGATTTTCGGGTGGCGTATGATGCCGAATCGACAGTGGCCCGGCGGTTCGGGGTGTACAGTGAGGATCACCCTGTGTGGGAGCGTATTTCGGGTATCTCGGAAGATGCCTTTACACCGGCGTTGTACGTAATTGGGCAGGACCGCCGGATTGCCTACCACGTGCTGGATGAAAACTTCGACCGGTCGCTCGATGCCGAATCCGTAGTTTCTGCTGTTTATCGTCTTAACCAGGTGCATTATGAAGTTTATTAA
- a CDS encoding TonB-dependent receptor plug (PFAM: TonB-dependent receptor plug~KEGG: mxa:MXAN_4746 TonB-dependent receptor), which translates to MGHNLRTRISACILAIWVTFLISHAALAQDRRVTGRVVAAKDQQPIPGVTILVRNTQLGTTTDANGSFTLNVPANSTLVFSAIGFAGQSLAIGNQTQLTITLQEAEQNLGEVVVTALGIKKEAKRLGYATAIVNPEQVTTNRTVNFINALQGKIAGVNISSLGTGAAGTSKIRIRGQSSFSGQNSPLIVVNGVPIDNTNFGQNNGNTGGDNSIGNRDRNYSDGGDGLSSINPDDIEGMTVLKGGTAAALYGSRAKDGAILITTKTKGTGQGIGVTFNSNFTTDRPLDFTDYQYEYGQGEYGVRPTAANPTSGVWSFGEKFAGQTQVLFGGVTVPYAPVRNRINTFYRDGSTWTNSISVSSGSEKGGFNLSIANLDNKGITRNNTFNRKTMNLGFSYNLSPRLTVTGTLNYSNEYNKNPPQIAQQDNSTPTVIYTLANSMPLDVLEANQINPATGNEFVYSRFMNRTNPYFVLNNKFENIRRDRLFGNLTARYNVTDWLYVQGRVGQDYWSRDQDYNFPTGQASLAAAPAGFVNGAYVQEARRFREINADFLIGANHKFGAFGVDLTVGGNQLYRRSDLNSVQVTDFIVRGLYVPQNGRVKDPIYGLSERKVNSLYTAAEFSFKDVLFLNGTLRNDWFSTLAPANRSILYPSLTGSFVFSQAFDNLPSFINFGKIRAAYAEVGSDGDVAPYSNNLFYSVNANLFPNPAGLGQPVGNITSSTVPSSTLKPSRTAETEVGLELKLFNNRVGLDMAVYRKITSDQIVQAQSSDASGYTSTLINSGQSQNQGIEVLLNLAPIRTKDFSWDITLNGAYNKTKLLRLLTDDDGSPERDYNKDKQAEQIVVGTGIYVGDLRQVVGQELGQLYSFGYQRDAQGRIIHGGDGLPVRTPAPISFGSALPKYTGGITNTFNYKGVNLSFLIDFKLGGKMISGTNLNAFRHGLQKETLVGRGEADNKMVGVGVNDKGEVNAVRAFVQDYYSVGRSKSLGEQVVYDAGLWKLRQISLGYDFTKMLPKSLFIKGIRLSAVANNVAIIKKWVPNIDPEQFGFSSDNLIGLESTGLPTTRSIGFNLNVKF; encoded by the coding sequence ATGGGACACAATTTACGAACGAGGATTAGCGCCTGTATTCTAGCAATATGGGTCACTTTCCTGATTAGCCATGCCGCGTTGGCACAGGATCGACGCGTTACGGGCCGGGTGGTAGCGGCAAAGGACCAGCAGCCTATTCCGGGGGTAACAATCTTGGTTAGAAATACTCAGTTAGGTACTACGACCGATGCTAACGGTTCGTTTACACTTAACGTACCAGCCAACTCTACGCTGGTATTTAGTGCCATTGGTTTTGCCGGGCAGTCACTGGCCATCGGCAACCAGACCCAGTTAACAATAACGCTTCAGGAAGCCGAGCAAAATCTGGGCGAAGTAGTCGTAACAGCGCTGGGTATCAAAAAAGAAGCCAAACGGCTGGGCTATGCTACCGCCATTGTCAATCCTGAGCAGGTAACCACTAACCGTACGGTTAACTTCATTAACGCCTTACAGGGTAAAATTGCGGGTGTTAACATCAGCAGCCTGGGTACGGGTGCCGCCGGAACGAGTAAGATCCGTATTCGGGGTCAGTCGTCCTTCTCGGGGCAGAACAGCCCGCTTATCGTAGTAAACGGTGTGCCAATTGACAACACCAACTTCGGTCAGAATAACGGGAACACCGGTGGCGATAACTCCATCGGCAACCGCGACCGCAACTACTCCGACGGCGGTGACGGTCTTTCGTCCATCAACCCGGATGATATTGAGGGAATGACGGTGCTGAAAGGCGGTACGGCTGCGGCTCTGTACGGCTCCCGCGCCAAAGACGGTGCCATCCTGATCACGACAAAAACCAAAGGTACCGGTCAGGGTATTGGTGTAACGTTCAACAGCAACTTCACTACAGACCGCCCGCTTGATTTTACTGATTACCAGTATGAGTACGGACAGGGTGAATATGGAGTGCGGCCAACAGCGGCCAACCCAACATCGGGCGTATGGAGCTTCGGGGAGAAGTTTGCCGGTCAGACGCAAGTGCTGTTTGGGGGTGTAACGGTGCCCTATGCGCCAGTTCGTAACCGGATCAACACGTTCTACCGGGATGGGTCGACATGGACCAATTCGATTTCGGTATCGTCGGGCAGTGAAAAAGGCGGGTTCAACTTGTCTATCGCTAACCTGGACAACAAAGGCATCACGCGCAACAACACCTTTAACCGGAAGACGATGAACCTTGGTTTCAGCTACAACCTGTCGCCACGGTTAACCGTTACGGGTACACTCAACTACTCCAACGAGTACAACAAAAACCCGCCCCAAATTGCCCAGCAGGACAACAGTACGCCAACGGTAATTTACACACTGGCCAACTCCATGCCGCTGGACGTGCTGGAAGCCAACCAGATCAACCCGGCTACGGGCAACGAGTTCGTGTATTCGCGCTTCATGAACCGCACGAATCCGTACTTTGTCCTCAACAACAAGTTTGAGAACATTCGCCGGGATCGCCTGTTCGGTAACCTTACGGCCCGCTATAACGTGACCGACTGGCTGTACGTGCAGGGACGGGTTGGGCAGGATTACTGGTCGCGCGATCAGGATTATAACTTCCCAACGGGGCAGGCCTCTCTGGCAGCAGCACCAGCCGGTTTTGTAAACGGAGCCTATGTACAGGAAGCCCGTCGTTTTCGCGAAATCAACGCCGACTTCCTGATTGGTGCCAACCACAAGTTTGGCGCGTTCGGTGTCGATCTTACCGTTGGCGGCAACCAGTTGTACCGTCGAAGCGACCTCAACAGCGTACAGGTAACCGACTTCATTGTGCGGGGCTTATACGTACCGCAGAACGGACGGGTGAAAGACCCCATCTATGGTCTGAGCGAACGGAAAGTTAATTCGCTTTACACAGCAGCCGAATTTTCGTTCAAAGACGTCCTCTTTCTGAACGGTACGCTACGTAACGACTGGTTCTCTACCCTTGCGCCAGCTAACCGCAGCATTCTGTACCCATCGTTAACAGGTAGCTTCGTCTTTTCGCAGGCCTTCGACAACCTGCCCTCTTTCATAAACTTCGGTAAGATCCGGGCTGCATATGCCGAGGTCGGCAGCGACGGCGACGTAGCACCTTACTCGAACAACCTGTTCTATTCGGTCAATGCCAACCTGTTCCCGAACCCCGCAGGTCTGGGCCAGCCGGTCGGTAACATTACATCCAGTACCGTGCCAAGCTCCACCCTCAAACCCAGCCGTACCGCCGAAACCGAAGTGGGTCTGGAGTTGAAGTTGTTCAACAACCGGGTTGGCCTGGACATGGCCGTGTATCGCAAAATTACCAGCGACCAGATTGTACAGGCCCAGTCGTCCGATGCGTCGGGGTACACCTCTACTCTGATTAACAGTGGACAGAGCCAGAATCAGGGCATTGAAGTATTACTGAATCTCGCACCTATTCGCACTAAGGATTTTTCCTGGGACATTACGCTGAACGGGGCTTACAACAAGACCAAACTACTCCGGCTACTCACCGACGACGACGGCTCGCCCGAGAGAGATTATAACAAAGACAAACAGGCCGAGCAGATTGTGGTCGGTACGGGTATTTACGTGGGTGATCTTCGGCAGGTAGTTGGCCAGGAACTGGGTCAGTTATATAGTTTCGGCTACCAGCGCGACGCACAGGGACGTATCATTCACGGGGGCGATGGTCTGCCCGTTCGGACACCGGCGCCTATTTCGTTCGGCTCAGCTCTCCCTAAGTATACGGGCGGTATCACCAACACGTTCAACTATAAAGGCGTTAATCTCTCGTTCCTGATCGACTTCAAGCTCGGTGGCAAGATGATCTCGGGTACCAACCTGAACGCTTTCCGTCATGGATTACAGAAAGAAACACTGGTAGGCCGGGGCGAAGCCGACAACAAAATGGTGGGTGTTGGCGTGAACGATAAAGGTGAGGTAAACGCCGTTCGGGCGTTCGTGCAGGACTACTACTCGGTAGGTCGTTCCAAAAGCCTGGGCGAGCAGGTAGTATATGACGCCGGTCTGTGGAAACTCCGCCAGATCAGCCTTGGCTACGACTTCACCAAGATGCTGCCTAAAAGCCTGTTCATTAAAGGTATTCGGTTGAGTGCGGTAGCTAACAACGTGGCCATCATCAAAAAATGGGTACCCAACATCGACCCCGAGCAGTTTGGCTTTAGCTCCGACAACCTGATCGGTCTGGAATCAACCGGCTTACCGACAACGCGCAGCATTGGCTTTAACCTGAATGTTAAATTCTAA
- a CDS encoding fatty acid hydroxylase (PFAM: fatty acid hydroxylase~KEGG: lpn:lpg2235 sterol desaturase) yields MDYNWLALAVLFFLLCIGVEYLVAKKQQKDYFRFNSSVANLNVGIAERLLDVFTTGAFYFVYDYLHRHYALFDIRANIWGWVGLLVATDFVWYWYHRLAHEINVFWAVHVVHHQSEDFNYTVSARITVFQAIVRTGFWAVLPIVGFPAEMITGILLLHGLYPFFIHTRTVGKLGWLEYVFVTPSHHRVHHASNPQYLDRNYGDMFIIWDKLFGTFAEEEEEPVYGLTKQLDSHSFLWQHFHGWLELGVAVQRAPGWRAKLLVLFGRPDTVDPAIRTELERQFLSANAAGRSATHNRSRRFRGYVVGQLAGTLLILFTFLLVEKSVPGYLQLLTALFILLTVINCGALLEQRRWVLYLEIGRVAVLWLALYTLLGYPMFIVLAYIGGLAIWAYFSLVQKRYFQLVYGTS; encoded by the coding sequence ATGGACTACAACTGGCTTGCTTTAGCTGTTCTGTTTTTTCTGCTCTGCATAGGTGTGGAATACCTTGTCGCGAAAAAACAACAGAAGGATTACTTCCGATTCAATAGCTCGGTGGCGAACCTTAATGTCGGCATTGCTGAGCGTTTGCTGGATGTTTTCACGACCGGCGCCTTTTACTTCGTGTATGACTACCTCCATCGGCACTATGCTCTGTTCGATATTCGGGCAAACATCTGGGGGTGGGTTGGCCTGCTGGTTGCCACTGATTTCGTCTGGTACTGGTATCATCGGCTTGCGCACGAAATCAACGTGTTCTGGGCGGTTCATGTCGTGCATCACCAGAGCGAAGACTTCAATTATACGGTCTCGGCGCGTATTACGGTGTTTCAGGCAATCGTACGTACAGGTTTCTGGGCAGTCTTACCCATCGTTGGTTTTCCGGCGGAGATGATTACCGGAATATTGCTCCTGCACGGTTTATACCCGTTTTTCATTCATACCCGTACCGTTGGTAAACTGGGCTGGCTCGAATATGTATTCGTGACGCCCTCGCACCACCGGGTACACCACGCCAGCAATCCGCAGTACCTCGACCGGAACTATGGCGACATGTTTATCATCTGGGATAAACTATTTGGCACTTTTGCCGAAGAAGAGGAAGAGCCTGTCTATGGCCTGACAAAACAACTCGACAGCCATAGCTTCCTGTGGCAGCATTTTCATGGCTGGCTTGAGTTGGGTGTCGCCGTACAGCGGGCACCGGGCTGGCGGGCAAAGCTGCTCGTATTATTCGGTCGGCCGGATACTGTCGACCCGGCCATCCGTACCGAACTGGAACGGCAGTTTTTGTCGGCCAACGCTGCGGGACGCTCGGCTACCCATAACAGAAGTCGCCGGTTCAGGGGGTATGTTGTAGGGCAACTGGCCGGAACACTGCTTATTTTATTCACGTTTCTGCTCGTTGAAAAGAGCGTTCCCGGTTACCTTCAGCTGCTCACGGCCCTGTTCATCCTGCTGACGGTAATAAATTGTGGCGCGTTGCTTGAACAGCGCCGGTGGGTGCTTTACCTCGAAATTGGCCGCGTGGCGGTGTTGTGGCTGGCGCTGTATACCCTGCTGGGTTATCCAATGTTCATTGTCCTGGCCTACATTGGTGGACTGGCCATCTGGGCTTATTTCTCTCTTGTTCAAAAGCGTTATTTTCAACTGGTATACGGAACTTCCTAA
- a CDS encoding short-chain dehydrogenase/reductase SDR (PFAM: short-chain dehydrogenase/reductase SDR; KR domain protein~KEGG: hch:HCH_02028 short-chain alcohol dehydrogenase-like protein), translating to MADLRGQVAFITGAAHGQGRAVALALAQEGVHIVAFDLAKPMAYPGYALGSESELDSLKRTVETFGVSCLTAQGDVRRDEDIKRAVDAALGSLGRIDILFNNAGICAYGLVHELPEEEWDAMLDINLKGAWLVAKRVIPIMMAQQSGVILNNSSIAGLRGMNRLSHYAASKWGLVGLTKSWAIELAPYNIRVNSIHPTGVNTPMNDGLAELEGTTTQEIAERSAGNLLPVPWVEPEDVSAMVLFLVSDKARYVTGSQFVLDAGLLTR from the coding sequence ATGGCTGATCTGCGTGGTCAAGTAGCATTTATTACCGGAGCGGCACACGGGCAGGGGCGGGCTGTCGCGCTGGCGCTGGCTCAGGAAGGTGTTCATATTGTGGCCTTCGATCTGGCCAAACCAATGGCTTATCCCGGTTATGCCCTCGGCTCAGAAAGTGAGCTGGATTCGCTGAAGCGGACGGTTGAAACCTTTGGCGTTTCGTGCCTGACCGCTCAGGGCGACGTTCGACGGGACGAGGATATCAAACGCGCTGTCGATGCCGCCCTGGGTAGTTTGGGACGGATTGATATTCTCTTCAACAATGCGGGCATCTGCGCGTATGGGCTAGTGCACGAATTACCCGAAGAAGAGTGGGATGCCATGCTCGACATTAACCTCAAAGGCGCTTGGCTGGTAGCCAAACGGGTAATTCCGATTATGATGGCACAGCAATCGGGCGTAATTCTTAACAACTCGTCCATTGCCGGATTGCGGGGTATGAATCGGCTGAGCCATTACGCGGCCTCCAAATGGGGACTCGTCGGCCTGACTAAGTCGTGGGCCATTGAGCTGGCACCGTACAACATCCGCGTCAATTCTATCCACCCGACGGGTGTCAACACACCCATGAATGACGGACTGGCTGAACTGGAAGGGACAACCACGCAGGAAATCGCCGAACGCTCGGCGGGCAACCTGCTGCCGGTTCCCTGGGTAGAGCCCGAAGACGTTTCGGCGATGGTGCTGTTTCTGGTGTCGGATAAAGCACGGTATGTAACAGGTTCGCAGTTTGTGCTGGATGCCGGTTTGCTGACGCGCTGA
- a CDS encoding aminotransferase class I and II (PFAM: aminotransferase class I and II; Cys/Met metabolism pyridoxal-phosphate-dependent protein~KEGG: dat:HRM2_13920 aminotransferase family protein) translates to MSTPITTRVALTSKLPNVGTTIFTVMSKLATETGAINLSQGFPGFDCSPELVSLVEKYLRAGFNQYAPMTGVPALREALAQKTFAEYNVAYDPESEVTVTSGATEAIFAAVTAVVRPGDEVIVLEPAYDSYVPAIELNGGIPIYVTLTPSGVDSPSVDSPSVASSGRSVGAVDSSDYAIDWQQVSEKITEKTRLILVNTPHNPTGYVWTADDLNQLADLIRDRNIWIVSDEVYEHILFDGRKHHSLMTHPELQERTFIIGSFGKTFHITGWKIGYCLAPKELSVEFRKVHQYLTFSTVTPIQYALADYLQEPAHYRQLPDFYQRKRDLFLAGLQGSRFTLKPAEGSFFQTVSYAAITDEPDYDLAIRLTKEIGVASIPVSVFYNQKNDYKLLRFCFAKDDAVLQQAAERLRQL, encoded by the coding sequence ATGAGTACACCGATAACAACAAGGGTTGCGCTTACTTCTAAACTGCCCAACGTAGGTACCACGATTTTTACGGTCATGTCGAAGCTGGCGACCGAAACCGGGGCCATCAATCTGTCGCAGGGGTTTCCCGGATTCGACTGCTCGCCCGAACTGGTATCGCTGGTTGAGAAGTACCTGCGCGCTGGATTCAATCAATATGCCCCCATGACCGGCGTTCCGGCCCTGCGGGAAGCGTTAGCCCAGAAGACCTTCGCTGAATACAACGTTGCCTACGACCCGGAATCGGAAGTGACGGTTACCTCCGGCGCTACCGAAGCCATCTTCGCGGCCGTCACCGCCGTTGTCCGCCCCGGCGACGAAGTGATCGTGCTGGAGCCCGCATACGACAGCTACGTTCCTGCCATCGAACTCAACGGCGGCATTCCTATTTATGTCACATTGACCCCGTCCGGCGTAGATTCGCCCAGCGTGGATTCGCCCAGCGTGGCTTCGTCCGGCCGGTCCGTCGGTGCGGTGGATTCGTCGGATTACGCCATCGACTGGCAGCAGGTTAGCGAAAAGATTACGGAGAAAACCCGGCTCATTCTGGTTAATACGCCCCATAATCCTACCGGCTACGTCTGGACGGCTGATGATCTTAACCAACTGGCCGATCTGATACGTGACCGCAACATCTGGATTGTGAGCGATGAAGTGTACGAGCACATCCTGTTCGATGGGCGGAAGCACCACTCACTCATGACCCACCCCGAACTTCAGGAGCGCACGTTCATTATCGGGTCGTTCGGAAAAACGTTTCACATTACGGGCTGGAAAATAGGTTACTGCCTGGCCCCCAAAGAACTGAGTGTCGAGTTTCGTAAAGTCCACCAATACCTGACCTTCAGCACCGTTACCCCCATTCAGTACGCCCTGGCCGACTACCTACAGGAACCGGCGCACTATCGGCAGTTACCGGATTTTTACCAGCGTAAACGCGACCTGTTTCTGGCTGGTTTGCAGGGTTCACGTTTTACGCTCAAGCCCGCCGAGGGAAGTTTTTTTCAGACCGTTTCGTATGCCGCCATTACCGATGAGCCGGATTATGATCTCGCCATCCGACTAACTAAAGAAATTGGCGTGGCGTCGATTCCTGTTTCGGTATTTTATAACCAGAAGAACGATTATAAGCTCTTGCGGTTCTGCTTTGCCAAAGATGATGCCGTGCTGCAACAGGCCGCCGAACGATTGAGGCAGTTGTAA
- a CDS encoding protein of unknown function DUF1684 (PFAM: protein of unknown function DUF1684~KEGG: mxa:MXAN_6744 hypothetical protein), which yields MKFINQPIGPLNNYSRCFFGIWFLAMAASVGWRNADGPSYKEQIDAWHQTRINSLKSETGWLNLAGLFWLSNGKNSLGRGTDFDLAFPVADAPADLGALYLENGHVRFVPKVGAAVLADGKPVTGPLVIFAPDQKPLVLAHGSLRWFIIKRGPKYGVRLRDLDSPQLKEFQTIDRYPIDESWRIKARLETPSTPTTIPIIDVLGLTSQQPLAGTLVFERAGKTYRLDAVEEGDKLFILFGDPTNAHETYGAGRFLYADRPVSGVGEKGLVVLDFNQSINPPCAFTPFATCPIPPKQNKLAVAVTAGEKRYGEH from the coding sequence ATGAAGTTTATTAATCAGCCTATCGGCCCTTTAAATAACTACTCGCGGTGTTTTTTCGGGATATGGTTTCTGGCGATGGCGGCCTCCGTTGGCTGGCGTAATGCCGACGGGCCGTCTTACAAAGAACAGATTGATGCCTGGCATCAGACGCGCATCAACTCCCTCAAAAGCGAAACCGGCTGGCTAAATCTGGCCGGACTATTCTGGCTCAGCAACGGCAAGAACTCGCTCGGACGCGGCACCGACTTCGATCTGGCTTTTCCAGTTGCCGATGCGCCCGCCGATTTGGGTGCGCTTTACCTGGAAAATGGGCATGTGCGCTTTGTGCCCAAAGTGGGTGCAGCCGTTCTGGCTGATGGCAAACCTGTTACCGGGCCGCTGGTTATTTTTGCTCCCGATCAGAAACCGCTTGTGCTGGCACATGGCTCTCTGCGCTGGTTTATCATCAAGCGTGGACCTAAATATGGCGTTCGGCTCCGCGATCTGGACAGCCCGCAACTGAAAGAGTTTCAGACCATCGACCGCTACCCCATCGATGAAAGCTGGCGAATAAAGGCCCGGCTCGAAACCCCATCGACACCCACGACCATCCCGATCATTGATGTGCTGGGCCTGACGTCGCAGCAGCCGCTGGCGGGTACGCTGGTCTTTGAGCGGGCCGGAAAAACGTATCGGCTGGATGCCGTTGAAGAGGGAGACAAGCTTTTTATCCTGTTCGGCGATCCAACTAATGCCCATGAAACCTACGGGGCCGGCCGGTTCCTGTATGCCGACAGGCCTGTTTCGGGCGTTGGTGAGAAAGGATTGGTTGTTCTGGATTTTAATCAGTCTATTAATCCGCCCTGCGCGTTTACTCCGTTTGCCACCTGTCCGATTCCGCCGAAGCAGAACAAGCTGGCAGTGGCCGTGACGGCGGGCGAAAAACGATACGGTGAGCATTGA
- a CDS encoding Phytanoyl-CoA dioxygenase (PFAM: Phytanoyl-CoA dioxygenase~KEGG: hypothetical protein), with product MVAISNNRIATQPTQLLTADERAFFEKNGFLHIKNFVSRDTVQLFLRELQQVEADWIAEKVDKINGIPIKFGRDENGKPIVQRFAFTSLFSPVLHEFLQDERLKELTQLLKPYDGRIGEEEKDGLVVNHYVRTPESNFSKMGWHTDSPRDLFLGQRIRPMLNVGLHLDDCPMSNGGLRVLPGTHKQNTLLTLFRKRQFIDHRPDPREVGFDIEAGDLTIHNGSLWHRVEQSPNVGASSRRRVMYIPLVTGEYQPKNAASKTPFYHRLGAKIFR from the coding sequence ATGGTAGCTATATCAAACAACCGGATTGCCACGCAGCCAACACAATTATTGACAGCCGATGAACGGGCCTTTTTTGAAAAAAATGGATTTCTACATATCAAAAACTTCGTAAGCCGCGACACTGTGCAGCTTTTTCTGCGCGAATTACAACAGGTGGAAGCGGATTGGATTGCCGAAAAAGTTGACAAGATCAACGGTATCCCCATAAAATTTGGCCGGGATGAAAACGGCAAGCCTATTGTTCAGCGGTTTGCGTTTACCTCGCTGTTTAGCCCGGTCCTGCATGAGTTTTTACAGGATGAGCGCCTAAAGGAACTGACTCAGTTATTAAAGCCATACGATGGCCGTATTGGCGAAGAAGAGAAGGACGGATTGGTTGTGAATCACTACGTTCGTACGCCGGAGAGCAACTTCTCTAAGATGGGCTGGCATACCGATAGCCCACGCGATTTGTTCTTGGGGCAGCGGATTCGGCCGATGCTGAACGTGGGGCTACACCTCGACGACTGCCCCATGAGCAACGGCGGGCTACGCGTGCTGCCGGGTACGCACAAGCAAAATACCCTGCTGACGCTCTTCCGTAAACGTCAGTTCATCGACCACCGCCCCGACCCGCGCGAAGTTGGGTTCGACATTGAAGCGGGCGATCTGACCATCCACAATGGTAGTCTGTGGCACCGCGTCGAGCAGTCGCCAAACGTGGGGGCCTCCAGCCGTCGCCGGGTCATGTATATTCCGCTGGTGACGGGCGAGTACCAGCCCAAAAATGCCGCCAGCAAGACGCCCTTCTATCACCGGTTAGGCGCTAAAATCTTTCGGTAA
- a CDS encoding conserved hypothetical protein (KEGG: ara:Arad_3579 hypothetical protein): MPRITPLSPGEATPDVQAAFDGHVTDHPGSRITNMKATLGRSLLSFQIYMQWYPLYDQVKAIVGNRLAYLYAHAISEGSDCPVCSTFFRRIIIDNGERPEAIQLTGDEQKLIDFGSAIARNKGEIPDELYAPIADRFTDEQIVVLVAFAGQMIATNVFNNALNVDVDEYLYPYLPLTQPENPTNTHG, encoded by the coding sequence ATGCCACGCATTACACCCCTTTCGCCTGGCGAAGCGACGCCCGATGTACAGGCCGCTTTCGACGGGCACGTAACGGATCATCCCGGTAGCCGCATCACGAACATGAAAGCTACGCTGGGGAGGTCGTTGTTGTCTTTTCAGATTTACATGCAGTGGTACCCGCTCTACGACCAGGTGAAAGCGATTGTCGGGAACCGGCTGGCGTATCTGTACGCTCATGCTATTTCGGAGGGGTCGGACTGCCCCGTCTGTTCAACGTTCTTCCGGCGGATCATCATCGACAATGGCGAACGCCCCGAGGCCATCCAACTGACCGGCGACGAACAGAAACTTATTGATTTTGGCAGTGCCATTGCCCGGAACAAAGGCGAAATCCCGGACGAGCTGTACGCACCCATTGCCGACCGATTCACCGATGAGCAGATTGTGGTGCTGGTGGCCTTTGCCGGGCAGATGATCGCCACGAACGTGTTCAACAACGCGCTGAACGTTGATGTCGACGAATACCTCTATCCCTATCTTCCCTTAACTCAACCCGAAAACCCCACCAACACCCATGGCTGA